One Skermanella pratensis genomic window, GTTATGGCGGCATTGCTCCTGCTGGCCGGGTGCGGCGGCAGCCGGGTGGTCTCCGACACCCCGAGCACGGCCTATTCCCCGCTGGAGTTCAGCGCGGCGGCCGGCGGGCGCGACCTGGCGACCGAAGTCGTCGGCAATCCGTTCGGCATGGACCAGTCCGCCTTCGGCACGTCGGTGACGGACCTGATGCAGAACCAGCATTTCGGCCCGGCGACCCATTTCACCACCACTCCCGGCGACAGCGCCGACCCGCGGTACAAGGTGGTGCTGGTGTTCAACCCAGCGGAGAACGTGCCGAATCCGCAGATCTGCGGCGGTCGCCCGATCGCGACGGACACACGGCCCGGCCAGCCGATCCGCCTGCAGGCGGCCTTCTGCCGGGGCGGCACCCTGACGTCGACCAACGGCTGGGCGCCTGCCTTGTCCTCCCCGCAGGACCCGGCGTTCCGCAGCCTGATCTCGGACGCCACCTTCTCGCTGTTCCCGGTCCGGGACCCCAACCGTGGCGGCGACGACTGCCGACTCGCCGGTTGCTGACCCGCGCTCCGGTCCGACGCCGGCTTCAGGAGCGGGCTTCAGGAGTAGACAAGCCAGTCCCGCATCAGCGCCGTCGCGGCGAAGGGGCGCTCCAGGGTGGCCAGGTGGCCGCACTCCTCGATCACGGCGAGGCGGGCACGGGGGATCAGGCCGGCCATCTCGACATGCATCTCCAGAGTGCTCAGCGCGTCCTCCCGGCCGCACAGCACCAGGGTCGGACTGGTGATGCCGGGCAGGTCGCCGCGGCTGTCGGGGCGGCCCATGATCGCGGTCTGCTGGCGCAGGAAAGCATCCTTGCCGACCCGCTCCGCCATGCCCATGACAGTGCCGGTCAGTGCCTCTTCCCCCGTCCGGGAGGGGTGGATCAGCATCGGCAGCAGACGGGGCGTCACGCCGCGGAATTCGCCCTGGTTCGCCAGGGCCATGAGGCCGCGCCGCCGACGGCGCTGCTCGTCGGTATCGGCCCGCGCATTGGTGTCCAGCAATGCCAGCTTGGCGACGCGTTCGGGCGCCCGGCGCGCGATCTCCAGCGCCACATACCCGCCCATGGACAGACCCGCGACGGCGAACCGCGGCGGCGCCGACTCCAGCACCGCAGCGGCCAGGGCCGCGATGCTGTCATGGCCGGTCAGGTCGGCGACGCGGACATCGGCGACCTCGTCGAGATAGCGCGACTGGTGCGCCCACAGCGCGTCGTCACACAGCAGTCCGGGAAGCAGGATCAGGGGAAGTCCGGTCATCGGATCAGCGGAAGAACCTTCTTGAAAGCAGGCGTGTCGGCGCGCCCCAGCCATTCGAACATGACCATCTCGGACGTCACGATCTGGACGCCCCGGCCGCGCATCCGCTCCATGGCGAGGTCGCGGTTGAGCGGTACCCTGGACCCGACCGCGTCGGCGACCAGGAAGCAGTCGAAACCCGCCTCGACCAGTCCCAGCGTGGTCTGGAGCACGCAGACATGGGTTTCGGTCCCCGCGACGACGATCTGGCCCCGGTCGAGCCGGCGCACGCGGTCCATGAATCTAGGCTCCCGCGCCGCGCCGAAACTGATCTTCTCGATCACGGCGCCCGCCGGCATCAGTTCGGCGACCGGCGCTATGGTATGGCCCAGCCCCTTGGAATACTGCTCCGTCGCCAGAACCGGGACGCCCAGTTCCGCCGCGGCGCGGAGCAGCTTTCGGATGGACCCGACGACCGCCTCGACCTCGTGGATCGCGGTGGCAAGGCGCTCCTGGACATCGACGACGAGCAGGATCGATCGTTCCGAGTCGAGCAGCATGGCGCAGATCCTTCTTGCGGAAACCCCCGGGTGACACTATCGTCCGAGGCATTGCGAAGCCAAGCCTATCGCACCGTGCCGCGCACCGCTGAGAAAAATCGGTGCGACAATACGGAATGTTGACACAATGGTTTGACTTTCCATACTGCCGCTCCAATCTGTGCTGCAAGCCGATAGGCTTACGCTGCTTTCTCCAACCGACACTGGCTTAATGAATTTTTCGGAAATTGGGCTCGGGCCCGAAGTCCTGCGCGCCGTCGAGGATGCGGGCTATACCCAACCGACTCCGATCCAGGAACAGGCGATTCCCTGGGTCCTTCAGGGACGGGACGTGCTGGGGTGTGCCCAGACGGGCACCGGCAAAACGGCAAGTTTCACCCTTCCCATGATCGAGATCCTGGCCAACGGCCGGGCCAGGGCGCGCATGCCGCGCTCGCTGATCCTGGAGCCGACCCGCGAACTCGCGGCGCAGGTCGCCGAGAACTTCGAGACGTACGGCAAGCACCACAAGCTGAACATGGCGCTGCTGATCGGCGGCGAATCGTTCGGCGACCAGATCAAGAAGCTGGACCGCGGCGTCGACGTCCTGATCGCCACGCCCGGCCGCATGATCGACCTGTTCGAGCGCGGCAACATCCTGCTGAGCGACATCAAGATCTTCGTGATCGACGAAGCCGACCGGATGCTCGACATGGGGTTCATCCCCGATATCGAGCGGATCGTGGCGCTGCTCCCGAAGATGCGGCAGACCCTGTTCTTCTCGGCGACCATGCCGCCGGAAATCAAGCGGCTGGCCGACAACTTCCTGATGAACCCGCGCGAAGTGTCGGTGTCCCCGCCCGCCTCCATGGCGGAGACGGTCACCCACGCCCTGACGATCGTCCAGTCCGAGGACAAGCGGCGTGCGCTCCGCCACCTGCTCAACACCGAGGACGTCAAGAACGCGCTGATCTTCTGCAACCGCAAGCGGGACGTGGCGATACTGCACAAGAGCCTGGAGAAGCACGGCTTCAACGCCGGGGCGCTTCACGGCGACATGCCGCAGAGCAAGCGGACGGAAACGTTGGAAGCCTTCAAGAAGGGCGAGATCACGCTGCTGGTGTGCAGCGACGTGGCGGCGCGCGGCATCGACATCGCCGGTCTCAGCCACGTCTTCAACTTCGATACGCCGCTCCACGCGGAGGATTATGTCCACCGGATCGGCCGCACCGGCCGGGCGGGCCGCCAGGGCCGCGCCTTCACGATCGCCAATCCGGAAGAGGGCAAGCAGGTCGCCGCGATCTCCAAGCTGATCAAGCGGGAAATCCCGCTGATCTCGATCGACGGCATCGAACTGGCCGAGTTCGATGAGATCTCCGACCGCCGACGCCGGCGCCCCGCCCGCAAGGACGAGGTCCGGAAAGAAGAGCCGCGGAAAGAAGAAGAGACCAAGGCAGCCCGTCCGCCGAAGTCGGAAACCCGTCCGCGTCCCGAGCCGCGGCCGGAACGGGAGGCCCGACCCGACCGCGAGCAGCGGGCCGAGGGAATGCGGTCCGACCCGCCGCGGCGTGACCGCGACGACCGTCGTCGGCGCCGCGATGACGATGACGACGATGAGGTCGTGATCGGTTTCGGCGATCATGTTCCGGCCTTCCTGCTGCGCCGTGCCCGGCCGATCGCCACTCCGGAAGCATAGGGGCGACCCCTGCCATGCAGACCATCTTCATCATGGTCAAATGCGACCTTGGACAGGCTTACGAGGTCGCGGACCGCGCGGTGCAGGATGTGGAGCAGGTATCGGAGGTCCACTCGACCTCCGGCCAGTACGACCTGCTGATGAAGTGCTACCTGGACGATGGTACCGATATCGGCCGGTTCGTCACCGAACAGGTGCAGACCCTGCCGGGAGTGAAGGACACCTTCACCCTGATCACGTTCAAGGCCTTTTCCTGAGAACTCCCGGACGGCGGATGAACGCCGTGCAGGGTCACCGGCCGACCGCCCAGTTCTCGCGCCGGATGTCGGCGCCGCCAAGCAGCTTCCCGTCCTCTACCGCGATGATGCTGAGGCCGCTGGTCAGTTCAGTCACCGAGACGCCGTGGCCCATCCGCTCCAGTTCCGCCGCAAGGTCGGTGACCGACGTACCGGCTTCCAGCAGGGTCGCGGGCGCCTTTCCGTTGTTGTTCTGGAAATGCGGCAGCGCCGCCACCTGCTGCGGGTCCAATCCCCAATCGACCAGCGCCACGATGCTCTGCGCAACGTAGGAGATGATCGAGGAACCGCCGGGTGACCCGAGCACGTATCTCACCTTTCCGTCCTGGTCGAACACGATCGTCGGCGCCATCGAACTGCGCGGGCGCTTGCCCGGCTCCACCCGGTTGGCGACCGGCTGCTCGGGCGTGCCCGCCGCGAACGAGAAATCCGTCAGCTCGTTGTTGAGCATGAAGCCGCGCACCATGCGCCCGGACCCGAACGCGCTTTCGATCGTGGTCGTCATCGAAACCGCGTTGCCGAACCGGTCCACGATCGAGACATGGCTGGTGGCCGGGACGTCGCGGTGGACGCCGTCGAAGAACAGGCCCGTCCTGAACGGCGGATCGCCGGGTTCTGCCGCCCCCATGTCGCGTTCGGCGTTGATCAGTCCGGCGCGCGCCTTGAGATACTGCGGATCAAGCAGCCCGCGTACGGGCACGTCGACGAAATCGCCATCGGCGGCGTATCTGTTGCGGTCCGCGAAGGCCAACCGGTTGGCCTGGGTATAGAGCTGCACCGACCGTGCGGTATTGGCCCCGGCGGCGGCCATGTCGAAGGGCTCCAGCATCGCCAGGATCTGGGCCACCGCGATGCCGCCCGACGAGGGGGGTCCCATGCCGCAGACCTTGTGCTCACGGTACGTCCCGCAGACGGGCGCGCGCTCCTTGACCTGATACGAGGTGAAGTCCCGGGCCACCATGTCGCCGGCGCGGGGCTCCCGCCGGACCGTCGAGATGATGTCATCCCGGATCGCGCCCTCGTAAAAGGCGTTGGCATTGCCATGCCGCACCAGGGCCTCGACCGACTGGGCGTAATCCTCGTTGCGCAGCAGGGTGCCGGCCTGCTTGGGCGTTCCGTCCGGATTGAAGAAATAGGCCCTGGCGACGGGATCATTGGGGACGCGGGTCGAAGCCTTGATCGAATCGGCAAGGCGCGGCGATATCTCGAACCCGCCGCGCGCCAGTTCGATCGCGCGCGCCGCCAGGTCGGCAAGCGGCAACGACCCGAATCGTCGGTGCATCTCCTCGATCAGCTTCGGCGTTCCCGGAACACCGGTCGAGAGTCCGCTCTCGATCGCGTCGGCCAGCGCCATCTCCTCGAACTGGGCCGGAGTCGCGGCGCCCGGCGCCGTCTCCCGCGCGTCGAGGGTGATCAGCCTGTCGGCCGCCGCGTCGTGGTAGACCAGGAAGGCGCCTCCGCCTAGCCCGGAGGACTGGGGCTCCGTCAGCCCGAGGACGAGTTGAACCGCGATCGCGGCGTCGATCGCGTTGCCGCCCCGCTCAAGCACCGCGAGACCGGCGCGCGATGCTTCCGCATTGGCCGCGACGACCATTTCGCTGTCGGCCTCGGTCAGCGGTTTCTGGCGGAAGCCGGTGGCGATTTCCGGCGGGAGCCGGTCGTTCAACTGCAATGCCGATACCGGCAGCGTTGCTGCGACGGTGCCGACCGCGCCGGCGACGATGGAAAAGACGACCTGCCTGCGCACCCAGCCCATCCTGCTGCTCCTCGATGATTGCGGCCTCTTCCAATCGAAGCGTAAACGCTACATGGGCGAGCCTGCACCATTTTCCCGGGCCAGTTCCCGCGCCTCTTCAAGACGTTCCGCGCACTGGGCCATGTCGCCCTGGCGGCCGGCATTGCGCGCGCCGAGCAGCAGGGTCTCCAACTGTGCCCGCTCCGCCGCGCCCATTTCCGGCTGTCCTCCCGGAACCGCCCCTTCGGGAGCGCCATCCTGCTGCGGGATCGCCGGCGCCGTGTTCATGCCGTCGGCGCTCGGATTCGGCGGCTCGACCACGCGCCCGGCGCCGATGTCGGGCGGCCGGATGACGCCGCCGGACTGGGCGAGGCTCTCGCTGGCAGCACTCCCCTCATTCCCCGCATCGGGAGCGTTTCCGCTCAGCCCCAGCGATCCGGCCAGCCGGTCGACCTCGGCGAGGCAATCCTGTCCCTGGCCCTGTTGAGCATAAGCGGCCGAAGTTGCACCGGTCAGGATGACCGACGCCGTCAAGAGCATACCCAGTCCACGCATTCGAACCTCCTTCGACCTGTCATGCCCTGTCAACACCCGGAGGAGCGGTTTCGTCCCCTTTGCGCGCCCCTTCGTACGCGGAGGCGCAACAAGTGATCGGGGCGCATGTTCACAGGAGGTTCTATTCCCAATTTGCGGCCGCCCTTCAAAATGTCAGTCTCGACGTCCAGTCCCCGGGCTTTCACCCCGCGATCCCAGTCGCCGCAGTCCCAGTCGGCTGCCCAACCGGTCCGTATCCAACCGGCCGCCCCGTCGGTATCGCCCGGCACGACGCTCGGCATCATCGTGACCGTCGTCGCGGCCCTCTATTTCGGCCGGGACATCCTGATGCCCGTGGCGCTGGCGATTCTGCTCAGCTTCGCGCTGGCGCCGATCGTGATCCGCCTGCGCCGCTGGGGACTGGGCAAGATCCTCTCGGTGATCCTGGTCGTCCTGCTGATGTTCATGGCGATACTGGGCTTCGGCACCCTGGTGGCGAGCCAGCTGGTCGATCTGGCGCGCAATCTCCCGAGCTACGAGCAGAACATAAGGGCCAAGATCCAGAGCGTGCGGGGGGCGACCGAGGGAGGCGGCGGCGGCGTGATCGACCAAGCGTCGGAGATGCTGCGCGACCTCAGCAAAGAGCTGGAGCAGGCGACCGCACCCAGCACCGAAGGGGTCGCCCGCCAAGCCGGGGAAAATGGACGCTTCGACGTGCTGCGCCCGATCCCGGTGGAAATCCACGAGCCGCGTCCGTCGCCCTGGAACGAGATCCAGACCTTCCTGGGGCCGCTGGTCGCCCCGATCGGCACGGCCGGCATCGTGCTGGTATTCGTGATCTTCATGCTGCTTCAGCGGGAGGACCTGAGGGATCGCCTGATCCGGCTGGTCGGGGCGAACGACCTGCACCGGACGACCGAAGCGATGGACGAGGCCGGGGCCCGGGTCAGCCGCTACCTGCTGATGCAGCTCATCATCAATGTCACCTACGGCATCCCGGTCGCGATCGGCCTCTATTTCATCGGCGTCCCGAACCCCGTCCTATGGGGCGTGCTGGCGATGGTGCTGCGCTTCATACCCTATGTCGGGCCGGTCGTGTCGGCCTTCTTCCCCATCGTCCTGTCATTCGCGGTGTCGCCCGGCTGGACCGACCCGCTGCTGACCATCGGCCTCTTCCTGGGGCTGGAGCTGTTCAGCAACAACGTGCTGGAACCCTGGCTCTACGGCAGCAGCACCGGCCTGTCGCCGCTGGCCGTGATCACGGCGGCCGTGGTCTGGATCACCTTGTGGGGGCCGGTCGGGGTCCTGCTCGCGACGCCGCTGACGGTGTGCCTGGTCGTCATCGGCCGCCACGTGCCGCAGCTCCAGTTCCTTCACGTGATGTTCGGCAACGATCCGGTCCTGCCGATCGAGGCCAGATTCTATCAGAGATTGCTCGCCCGCGACCCCGCGGAAGCGGCGGAACTGGCGGAGGAAGCCGCCGGCCAGCGTCCGCTCGCGGTCCTCTACGACGAGTTGATCGTGCCTGCCCTCCACCTTGCGGAGGCCGACCGCCAGCGCGGCGCCTTCGACAACGCCACCCAGGCGGCGATCGCCGAAGGCATCGACACCGTGGTCGAAACGCTCGACGATTACGAGGAGCCGCCGGCATCCGAAGGCGATGCCGTCAAAACTCCGGCAGCCCCCGTCCGCGTCCTGTGCATCGCCGGCCGGAACGAACTGGACCGGGCGGCGGCGGTCCTGACAGCCCATCTGCTGGAGCGGGACGGGTTCAAGGCGGAAGCCCTGCCCTGCGAGGCCGTGTCGCTCCGCAACCTCGCCAAACTGGACACGTCGGATGTCCGGCTGGTCTGCCTGTCGTATCTCAACCCCGGATCGGTCCAGCATGCCCGGCGGGTGGTGAGACGCCTGCGTGGCAAGCTCGGCACTTCGACTCCCATCGTGGTCGGGTTGTGGAGCGGACCAGGCACCTTCCCCCCTCCGGATGCAGAGAGCACCATATCGGCGGACCGGCTGGAAACCACCCTGTCCGGAACGCTCGGCCAAATCAGGAACCGGCAAATCTTCAGGAGTACAGAGAGCTGATCGCTGCCGTCTCTTGTTGTTGTCGATAAGGGAATTGCCAAACAGTCGAAGTGCAGAAGGGGAATTGCGTTGGCTGGAGTGCGTCTCATCATAGCCGAGGATCAGTTGCTGGTCGCGCTGGACATGGAGACGATCCTGACTGGAGCCGGCCATGAAGTCTGCGGCATCGCCGCAAATGCCGACGAAGCGCTGACCCTGGTAGCGGAGCACCGGCCCGACCTGGCGCTTCTCGATGTCGATCTGGGCGGCACCGACGGGCTCGAAGCGGCACGCCTGATCATGGACCGCTGGCAGGTGCCGACGCTGCTGGTCACCGGTCACGTCACCATGGAAATCGCGCGGGGGGTCGGGGTCGTCGGGCTGGTGCGCAAGCCGTTCACGGAGCGCACCCTGCTGGCCACCATCGACGCCTGCCTGACATGGCTCGCCGAAGGCGTGGTCCAGGAACCGCGGCCGCCGGGGTTCATCGGCCCGGACATCTAGGACGCCGGCGGGTCGGGGAGAACAGCCCTGGCTTCGCCGTGGATCACGCTTCTCGGCGATGTGCATGGTCGCTCGCTTCGGCCTCGGCAGGGGGAATCCCGCCGATGACTCCGGGCAGGCAGGGATGGCCGAACCGATTGACCCGCTCCGGGGTGGCCTTTCCCGGTGCCGGGCGGTTCCAGCAGATCCGTACAGCCAAAAAATGTCCACGCGCCAAGCCAAGCTGAGGCATCACACCTAAGACTTATTCAACGGCGACCGTCCCGTGCCCTTGAAAAGCGCAACCGAAGTAACAAAAGGCTCAGGCATTGGTCGTGACGGCATTTTCGACATGGCTCCACATGGCCTGAATAGTATCAAGGGGTATAATTATTTATTGTGATGGAAATGTACCGTCATTTCCGTAGATAAATCTGCTACTTGAAATGTCGGCAGCCTCGAGCGTGGCCGTTTTATCACTGGATTGAAGCATGACTTCGTGGGCCTTGCAGGATATGCGGCACGCTATCACCACCATGATGCCGGACCTACGGCGCTATGCGCGCTCGCTGACACGATCAGCCGATGCCGCTGACGATCTCGTTCAAACAGCCTACGAGCGCGTCCTGACCCGGCAGGTGTCTCTGGATGCCATCGAGCAACCGGCGAGTTGGATGCGTTGCGTCATCCGGAACCTGTGGATCGACCAGAAGCGCAGTTCCCGGGAGCGTCTGTCAGCGCCGCTGGAAGACGGCGAGCATATCGGAACGGAAGATACCGAGCGGACCCTGATCGCACGCTCCATGCTGATGCGGGTGCGAGAGGTCATGGCGGCGCTTCCCGAGGAGCAACGCGGACCCATCATGCTGGTCTGCGTCAAGGGTCTCAGCTACCAGGAGGCCGCCGCGGAGCTGAACATCCCGATAGGCACCCTGATGAGCCGCCTTGCCCGAGGACGGCTTGAACTCGCCAGACGCGTAGGCCTGGCGAAATGAGGCTGGGTCGCTGACCGCTCCAGGACCGATCCTCCTGCAGGATGGCGCAGAGTCGAAGAGCGTCCGCGGCGGCTGGACCGACGATCGCCCCAGAGAGTTGGGCCCGGAGGCCCAACGCACCGCCCCAACGCACCGCGGGAAACAACGCGGACGGCCGCCCCCCGGCGTCGCGGGACCTCAACCGCTCCGGCCGGAGGGCTGACCTTCCGTGGTGGTGATCTCGCCCGCTTCCATCAGCTGCTTGAGCCGGCGCAGCGCCCGATGGGCATGGAGCTGAGGCTCCTGACCGGCCAGCATGGCGATCCCCCGGCCCAACCGGCCCAGCGGCGGCTCGTAGGTGAGTTCGAGGCGCACTTCCGTGCCGCGGCCGCCCGGCGCGTCTGCGAACCTCACCCAGCCGGAGTTCGGCACCTGCGCGTCGCCGACGCTGCGCCAGGCGATGCGCTCGTTCTCGCGGTCGTCGTCGACCTCCGCGTCGAAAGCGACCTTTGCCCCGCCCGGCCCGTTGACCACCCAGTGGGAGTGGCGCGGGTCGCGCACGTCGATCCGGTCGATTTCCGGCATGATCCGCGACAGGTTCGTGAAATCACGCCAGAACCGGTACAGTTCCTCGCGCGGCTTGGCGATCGTGACCGAATGGCGGATGGTGACGGGCTGCGGACGCACGCCCGGCATGTCGCGCAGGTCCGGCAGGTGAAGGCGCTCCCTTACGGCGTCGTTTGCGACGCCGCTGGCGAGCAGCCCCGCCCCGGCCGCCGTCAAGGCCGCCCCCGCCCAGCCGCCGCGCCGCAGTCCCTGGACGGTCAGCAATCCACCGCCGGCCAGCAAGGCGTAGCGGCCCCAGTTCGCGGTCGCCGTCATCGATCGATCCATGTCTCTACCCTCCTGGTTTTCCGTTGATGGCCGCATCCGCTGTCAGGGAAGGCCGCCGATGCCGCCGAGCGTGCCCGCCTTGGTGCCGGTGGAATCGGGATCCTCGTCGTGCCCGTAGGGTTTGCCGTCCGCGTCCAACGTCGGCGAGGCCCCCTGCTCCATCCGGCGCTCCTTGCCCGTCCGCATGGCCTGGTCGGGTTCCGGATTGAGCCCTCCGACCGAAGCCGATTCGCCCTGCTCGTCGGCAAGATGGCGGGCGTCGCGCTCCATGATCACGTCGGTCCGGCTGCGGATGTCCTGCGGACGCTCGCCCACCGGCTTTTCACGCTGTTCGCGGGCTTCACGGTCGTTCATTGCCTAGTCCCCGGCCTGTTGTAATGCCCTTGGACAACAGCCTGGACGCCATACCATTGCGTGGGGACGCGCGGTTCCACCTTGGCTTGTCGCGCCCTATCCGTGGCCGGCATGGAGCGTGTATCATCGCGTTACGGTGATCACGGTACGCGGAGCGACGATCGATGAAATCCCGGA contains:
- a CDS encoding Lrp/AsnC ligand binding domain-containing protein — translated: MQTIFIMVKCDLGQAYEVADRAVQDVEQVSEVHSTSGQYDLLMKCYLDDGTDIGRFVTEQVQTLPGVKDTFTLITFKAFS
- a CDS encoding RNA polymerase sigma factor, with translation MTSWALQDMRHAITTMMPDLRRYARSLTRSADAADDLVQTAYERVLTRQVSLDAIEQPASWMRCVIRNLWIDQKRSSRERLSAPLEDGEHIGTEDTERTLIARSMLMRVREVMAALPEEQRGPIMLVCVKGLSYQEAAAELNIPIGTLMSRLARGRLELARRVGLAK
- a CDS encoding hydrolase codes for the protein MLLDSERSILLVVDVQERLATAIHEVEAVVGSIRKLLRAAAELGVPVLATEQYSKGLGHTIAPVAELMPAGAVIEKISFGAAREPRFMDRVRRLDRGQIVVAGTETHVCVLQTTLGLVEAGFDCFLVADAVGSRVPLNRDLAMERMRGRGVQIVTSEMVMFEWLGRADTPAFKKVLPLIR
- a CDS encoding SRPBCC family protein; this translates as MDRSMTATANWGRYALLAGGGLLTVQGLRRGGWAGAALTAAGAGLLASGVANDAVRERLHLPDLRDMPGVRPQPVTIRHSVTIAKPREELYRFWRDFTNLSRIMPEIDRIDVRDPRHSHWVVNGPGGAKVAFDAEVDDDRENERIAWRSVGDAQVPNSGWVRFADAPGGRGTEVRLELTYEPPLGRLGRGIAMLAGQEPQLHAHRALRRLKQLMEAGEITTTEGQPSGRSG
- a CDS encoding response regulator, whose product is MRLIIAEDQLLVALDMETILTGAGHEVCGIAANADEALTLVAEHRPDLALLDVDLGGTDGLEAARLIMDRWQVPTLLVTGHVTMEIARGVGVVGLVRKPFTERTLLATIDACLTWLAEGVVQEPRPPGFIGPDI
- a CDS encoding alpha/beta fold hydrolase, which translates into the protein MTGLPLILLPGLLCDDALWAHQSRYLDEVADVRVADLTGHDSIAALAAAVLESAPPRFAVAGLSMGGYVALEIARRAPERVAKLALLDTNARADTDEQRRRRRGLMALANQGEFRGVTPRLLPMLIHPSRTGEEALTGTVMGMAERVGKDAFLRQQTAIMGRPDSRGDLPGITSPTLVLCGREDALSTLEMHVEMAGLIPRARLAVIEECGHLATLERPFAATALMRDWLVYS
- the ggt gene encoding gamma-glutamyltransferase translates to MGWVRRQVVFSIVAGAVGTVAATLPVSALQLNDRLPPEIATGFRQKPLTEADSEMVVAANAEASRAGLAVLERGGNAIDAAIAVQLVLGLTEPQSSGLGGGAFLVYHDAAADRLITLDARETAPGAATPAQFEEMALADAIESGLSTGVPGTPKLIEEMHRRFGSLPLADLAARAIELARGGFEISPRLADSIKASTRVPNDPVARAYFFNPDGTPKQAGTLLRNEDYAQSVEALVRHGNANAFYEGAIRDDIISTVRREPRAGDMVARDFTSYQVKERAPVCGTYREHKVCGMGPPSSGGIAVAQILAMLEPFDMAAAGANTARSVQLYTQANRLAFADRNRYAADGDFVDVPVRGLLDPQYLKARAGLINAERDMGAAEPGDPPFRTGLFFDGVHRDVPATSHVSIVDRFGNAVSMTTTIESAFGSGRMVRGFMLNNELTDFSFAAGTPEQPVANRVEPGKRPRSSMAPTIVFDQDGKVRYVLGSPGGSSIISYVAQSIVALVDWGLDPQQVAALPHFQNNNGKAPATLLEAGTSVTDLAAELERMGHGVSVTELTSGLSIIAVEDGKLLGGADIRRENWAVGR
- a CDS encoding DEAD/DEAH box helicase; the protein is MNFSEIGLGPEVLRAVEDAGYTQPTPIQEQAIPWVLQGRDVLGCAQTGTGKTASFTLPMIEILANGRARARMPRSLILEPTRELAAQVAENFETYGKHHKLNMALLIGGESFGDQIKKLDRGVDVLIATPGRMIDLFERGNILLSDIKIFVIDEADRMLDMGFIPDIERIVALLPKMRQTLFFSATMPPEIKRLADNFLMNPREVSVSPPASMAETVTHALTIVQSEDKRRALRHLLNTEDVKNALIFCNRKRDVAILHKSLEKHGFNAGALHGDMPQSKRTETLEAFKKGEITLLVCSDVAARGIDIAGLSHVFNFDTPLHAEDYVHRIGRTGRAGRQGRAFTIANPEEGKQVAAISKLIKREIPLISIDGIELAEFDEISDRRRRRPARKDEVRKEEPRKEEETKAARPPKSETRPRPEPRPEREARPDREQRAEGMRSDPPRRDRDDRRRRRDDDDDDEVVIGFGDHVPAFLLRRARPIATPEA
- a CDS encoding AI-2E family transporter, whose amino-acid sequence is MSVSTSSPRAFTPRSQSPQSQSAAQPVRIQPAAPSVSPGTTLGIIVTVVAALYFGRDILMPVALAILLSFALAPIVIRLRRWGLGKILSVILVVLLMFMAILGFGTLVASQLVDLARNLPSYEQNIRAKIQSVRGATEGGGGGVIDQASEMLRDLSKELEQATAPSTEGVARQAGENGRFDVLRPIPVEIHEPRPSPWNEIQTFLGPLVAPIGTAGIVLVFVIFMLLQREDLRDRLIRLVGANDLHRTTEAMDEAGARVSRYLLMQLIINVTYGIPVAIGLYFIGVPNPVLWGVLAMVLRFIPYVGPVVSAFFPIVLSFAVSPGWTDPLLTIGLFLGLELFSNNVLEPWLYGSSTGLSPLAVITAAVVWITLWGPVGVLLATPLTVCLVVIGRHVPQLQFLHVMFGNDPVLPIEARFYQRLLARDPAEAAELAEEAAGQRPLAVLYDELIVPALHLAEADRQRGAFDNATQAAIAEGIDTVVETLDDYEEPPASEGDAVKTPAAPVRVLCIAGRNELDRAAAVLTAHLLERDGFKAEALPCEAVSLRNLAKLDTSDVRLVCLSYLNPGSVQHARRVVRRLRGKLGTSTPIVVGLWSGPGTFPPPDAESTISADRLETTLSGTLGQIRNRQIFRSTES